In a single window of the Hyalangium gracile genome:
- a CDS encoding NBR1-Ig-like domain-containing protein — MPSTVQKGTYFTAVVTMKNTGGSTWTDTAGYRLGSQNPQDNTTWGRGRVYLDSADATGPGATKTFIATFKAPTTTGNYVFQWKMVQDGVSWFGASTPVTRILVVNSPCYCPPGQTCPDSCTDPNL, encoded by the coding sequence TACTTCACGGCCGTGGTGACGATGAAGAACACGGGCGGCTCCACGTGGACGGACACGGCCGGATACAGGCTCGGTTCGCAGAACCCCCAGGACAACACCACCTGGGGCCGCGGGCGCGTCTACCTGGACTCGGCCGACGCCACCGGCCCGGGCGCCACGAAGACCTTCATCGCCACCTTCAAGGCGCCGACCACCACGGGGAACTACGTGTTCCAGTGGAAGATGGTCCAGGATGGCGTCTCCTGGTTCGGCGCGTCCACCCCGGTGACCAGGATCCTGGTCGTGAACTCCCCTTGTTACTGCCCTCCCGGCCAGACGTGCCCGGATAGCTGCACCGACCCGAACCTGTAG